From the Leptospira biflexa serovar Patoc strain 'Patoc 1 (Paris)' genome, one window contains:
- a CDS encoding Cys-rich protein: MKKTNRLFSILVLVLFTGSIQAADFPKCKEACDKFYNCSIQVNPNATEEQKSTLRRGCEFNCNRPKYYNKIASCLTAGDTCKAFSTCIMKEMQANK; this comes from the coding sequence ATGAAAAAAACAAACCGTTTGTTTTCAATTTTGGTTCTAGTGCTTTTCACTGGTTCCATCCAAGCAGCTGATTTTCCAAAGTGTAAAGAAGCTTGTGACAAGTTTTACAATTGTTCGATTCAAGTGAATCCGAATGCAACAGAAGAACAAAAATCGACTCTTCGCAGAGGTTGTGAATTCAATTGTAATCGTCCCAAATACTACAACAAAATTGCAAGTTGCCTAACAGCAGGGGACACCTGCAAAGCATTCTCTACATGCATTATGAAAGAG